Within the Vicinamibacteria bacterium genome, the region AAATTGGAGTATCGAGGAACGGAGTCATCCATGATCGATTTCGAGCTGACCGAGGACCATCGCTCGGTCCAAGAAATGGTGCGCGATTTCTCTAGGAAAGAGGTGGCACCCCACATCCAGGAAAACGACTCGAAGAAGCACTTCGACCGAAGCATTCTGAAAAAGATGGCCTCGCTCAACATTCTGGGGATATGCGTTCCCGAGCAATACGGCGGGGCCGGACTCGACTACATCTCGCTGGGATTGGCCTGCGAGGAGCTGGAATACGTCGACACGTCGCTTCGCGTCATCATGTCGGTCCATGTAGGCTTGAACAGCTTGAGCCTACTGGCTTGGGGTAACGAGCAGCAGAAGACCCGTTACCTCCTGCCCCAGGCACGAGGAGAGAAGATCGCCACTTATGGCCTCACCGAGCCCAATGCGGGAAGCGATGCCGTAGGCATCCAGGCCACCGCCATCAAGAAGGGCGACCGTTACGTCCTCAACGGTGAGAAGCAGTGGATATCCCTCGCCGAGATCGCCGACCACTTTCTCGTCATTGCCTGGACCGACCAGGCGAAAAAGAAAGCGCGGGATCACAATGGACTCTCCGCGTTCGTCGTCGAGCGCGGGTTCAGAGGTTTCGAGAGCGGCTCGATGACCCACAAATGGGGTATCAAGGCGGGGAACACCGGCTGGTTCAAGATGACCGACGTCGAAGTTCCCGAAGAAAACCTCCTGGGGAAGGAGGGGGAAGGATTCCGTATCGCTATGTTCGCGCTCGATCAGGGTCGTTACACCGTGGCGGCGGGCGCTACCGGTTTGATACGCGCCTGTCTCGATGAGAGCGTCAAGTGGGCGCGCGAGCGGCACGCATTCGGCGTGCCCATCGGCCAACATCAATTGGTAAAGCAGATGATCGCCCACATGGTGCGTGATTACGATTGCTCGCGCTTGCTTTGGCTTCGTGCCGGA harbors:
- a CDS encoding acyl-CoA dehydrogenase family protein, translating into MIDFELTEDHRSVQEMVRDFSRKEVAPHIQENDSKKHFDRSILKKMASLNILGICVPEQYGGAGLDYISLGLACEELEYVDTSLRVIMSVHVGLNSLSLLAWGNEQQKTRYLLPQARGEKIATYGLTEPNAGSDAVGIQATAIKKGDRYVLNGEKQWISLAEIADHFLVIAWTDQAKKKARDHNGLSAFVVERGFRGFESGSMTHKWGIKAGNTGWFKMTDVEVPEENLLGKEGEGFRIAMFALDQGRYTVAAGATGLIRACLDESVKWARERHAFGVPIGQHQLVKQMIAHMVRDYDCSRLLWLRAGDLKNRGQRNTRETSLAKWYSTVASERAASDAIQIFGSYGYSDEYPVGRFWRNSKGAVIYEGTREIHTLMQADYALGYRVDKPTRVTLPAYPKST